One genomic window of Peteryoungia desertarenae includes the following:
- a CDS encoding FkbM family methyltransferase → MLSRFDTAFGVARSLIVYYGQPWRRSALKRFYGDLVDPGNLVFDIGAHVGSRSETLMTLGARVVAVEPQPALADFIEKRMLHRLAAFERVAVGAHDGEIELNISSRHPTVTTASKDFITKVSKTQGFRSVVWDQKIKVPMTTLDALIARHGMPVFCKIDVEGAEAEILKGLSQPISLIAFEYIPAVPAIAEAAIDELMRLGPYRFNRVIGEQHRFVDERWKSADALLMDLASLSPDSPSGDIYARLEHR, encoded by the coding sequence ATGCTGTCACGCTTCGACACGGCTTTTGGAGTGGCCCGTTCGCTGATCGTCTATTACGGCCAGCCCTGGCGCCGCTCGGCGCTGAAGCGCTTCTATGGCGACCTCGTCGATCCCGGCAACCTCGTCTTTGATATCGGTGCCCATGTTGGCAGCCGCAGCGAGACCCTGATGACCCTCGGCGCACGCGTTGTGGCCGTGGAACCGCAGCCTGCCCTTGCCGATTTCATCGAAAAGCGGATGCTGCATCGCCTTGCAGCTTTCGAGCGGGTGGCGGTCGGTGCGCATGACGGCGAGATCGAGCTGAACATTTCAAGCCGTCACCCGACGGTGACGACAGCGTCCAAGGACTTCATCACCAAGGTGTCAAAGACGCAAGGCTTCCGCAGTGTCGTCTGGGACCAGAAGATCAAGGTGCCGATGACGACGCTCGACGCGCTGATTGCCCGGCATGGCATGCCGGTCTTCTGCAAGATTGACGTTGAGGGTGCCGAGGCGGAAATCCTCAAAGGCCTGAGCCAGCCCATTTCGCTCATCGCCTTCGAATACATCCCTGCAGTTCCGGCGATCGCCGAGGCAGCCATCGATGAATTGATGCGTCTTGGCCCCTACCGGTTCAATCGGGTGATCGGTGAACAGCATCGTTTTGTCGATGAGCGCTGGAAGAGCGCGGATGCCCTGCTCATGGATCTTGCAAGCCTTTCACCGGACAGTCCGTCTGGCGATATCTATGCGCGATTGGAGCACCGATGA
- a CDS encoding sulfatase — translation MTLDDVLGKRGVKSGKKAALAAILFVAVAFIALTLPDHPGAFSANAFMRLPLELPLLGIVLLILPRRLALGLGVLATAVVVALLFLKIADIGVQSAFQRRFNPYLDIKMLSDGWNLLSGTVGSWVAGSAIAAGVTVFLLLGYLFFWSTTILIRFGAPGRRRMIMGFAVLLIIGFALQQFAPTPFLARVAGANAFGYLSQRLDLVSRSVADMRIFEAELQGTDKPVTGEGLFQAVAGRDIILVFIESYGRSAIEDPRYGALIAPRLTAVEEQIAAAGFHAASGWNLSPTVGGLSWLAHGTFLSGLWVDSQARYDRLMISQRPSLNRLFREAGWKTTAVMPAITMDWPEGAYYGYDQILAHKDLGYQGRPFNWVTMPDQYTLSAFERLGRIPLKRDGSNVMAEIALISSHAPWTPVATLIDWDDVGDGSIFTPQAESGDPPSVVWADPERVRAQYVLTVDYALHTLGDYIARFGDDAVFIILGDHQPAAIITGPDASRAVPIHVVSRDRSLVDRFLPEGFAQGMVPGSDLPERPMNDMREMVIRLFSQP, via the coding sequence ATGACGCTGGATGATGTTCTGGGCAAGAGGGGTGTCAAGAGCGGGAAGAAGGCTGCCCTGGCGGCCATCCTCTTCGTTGCTGTTGCCTTCATTGCCCTGACACTGCCTGATCATCCGGGCGCCTTCAGCGCCAATGCCTTCATGCGCCTGCCGCTGGAACTGCCGCTTCTTGGCATCGTGCTCTTGATCCTGCCGCGCAGACTGGCGCTGGGGCTCGGGGTGCTGGCAACGGCCGTGGTCGTTGCCCTTCTGTTTCTCAAGATCGCCGATATCGGTGTGCAATCGGCTTTCCAGCGACGGTTCAACCCCTATCTCGATATCAAGATGCTGTCGGATGGCTGGAACCTGCTCTCGGGTACTGTCGGTTCATGGGTGGCTGGAAGCGCGATTGCGGCCGGTGTCACGGTCTTTCTCCTCCTCGGTTATCTCTTCTTCTGGTCGACGACGATCCTGATCCGGTTCGGTGCTCCTGGCCGGCGACGCATGATCATGGGCTTTGCAGTCCTGTTGATCATCGGTTTTGCCCTGCAACAGTTTGCCCCGACCCCTTTTCTTGCCCGGGTCGCAGGAGCGAATGCATTTGGCTATCTCTCCCAGCGGCTCGACCTTGTGTCTCGGTCCGTGGCCGATATGCGGATCTTCGAGGCGGAGCTGCAAGGCACTGACAAGCCGGTTACGGGTGAGGGCCTGTTTCAGGCTGTTGCGGGACGGGACATCATTCTTGTCTTCATCGAATCCTACGGACGAAGCGCCATCGAGGACCCGCGCTATGGTGCATTGATTGCACCCAGGCTGACTGCGGTTGAAGAGCAGATCGCGGCTGCCGGCTTTCATGCCGCCTCGGGCTGGAACCTGTCGCCGACAGTTGGAGGATTGAGCTGGCTTGCCCATGGGACATTCCTGTCCGGGCTCTGGGTCGACAGCCAGGCCCGCTATGACAGGCTGATGATATCTCAACGACCAAGTCTCAATCGGCTTTTTCGAGAGGCGGGCTGGAAGACGACAGCGGTCATGCCGGCCATTACCATGGATTGGCCGGAAGGGGCCTATTACGGCTATGATCAGATCCTGGCGCACAAGGACCTTGGCTATCAGGGCAGGCCCTTCAACTGGGTGACCATGCCGGATCAGTATACGCTATCGGCCTTCGAGCGACTGGGAAGGATCCCGCTGAAGAGGGACGGGTCGAATGTCATGGCCGAGATCGCACTGATTTCCAGCCACGCGCCCTGGACGCCGGTTGCAACACTGATCGACTGGGACGATGTCGGCGATGGCAGCATCTTCACACCCCAGGCTGAAAGTGGCGATCCACCCTCGGTCGTCTGGGCAGATCCCGAGCGGGTGAGGGCACAATATGTCCTGACGGTTGATTATGCGCTTCACACGCTTGGAGACTATATCGCCCGATTTGGCGATGATGCGGTCTTCATCATTCTGGGCGATCATCAGCCGGCCGCGATCATCACGGGTCCGGATGCCTCTCGCGCGGTTCCGATCCATGTCGTCAGCCGGGATCGGTCTCTCGTTGACCGTTTCCTGCCGGAAGGCTTTGCTCAAGGAATGGTCCCCGGTTCTGACCTGCCAGAGCGGCCCATGAATGACATGCGGGAGATGGTGATCAGATTGTTCAGCCAGCCGTGA
- a CDS encoding glycosyltransferase family 4 protein: MTRKLVFAYPGDLQLKTGGYAYDRKVLAGLRDRGWEIALLPLGAGFPAPTPDMLAAAQQKLGAIEDGSLVLIDGLAFGVLDEWATRDASRLRIVALVHHPLALETGLSSDRQALLKRTERRALGATRHVIVTSPMTRRELIANYGLSLQHLTVALPGTAPGARARLDGTPAHILSVGTLLERKGHDVLIRALFEIRDLEWTASIVGSQTLDQKTAQALKTLVIDLGLTDRIDLAGECEDTRALMAKADIFALASRYEGYGMVFAEALSHGLPIIACDAGAVPEVVPDDAGILVPVDDVMAFAHALRLMVINPAERQKRGEAAFAAGCRLPQWHDTAEIISSVLETL; this comes from the coding sequence TTGACCCGAAAGCTCGTTTTTGCCTATCCCGGCGATCTTCAGCTGAAGACCGGGGGCTATGCCTATGATCGCAAGGTTCTGGCAGGCTTGAGAGACCGCGGTTGGGAGATCGCGCTTTTGCCGCTTGGTGCCGGTTTCCCGGCGCCAACACCGGATATGCTCGCCGCAGCCCAGCAAAAGCTTGGGGCCATCGAAGACGGATCGCTGGTCCTGATCGACGGCCTCGCCTTCGGGGTGCTTGACGAATGGGCAACAAGGGATGCGAGCCGCTTGCGCATCGTGGCACTTGTTCATCATCCGCTGGCCCTTGAAACCGGGTTAAGCAGCGACCGACAGGCGCTGTTGAAAAGGACAGAGAGGCGCGCTCTTGGCGCGACCCGCCATGTCATCGTCACGTCACCCATGACGAGACGGGAACTGATTGCCAATTACGGCTTGAGCCTGCAACATCTGACGGTCGCCCTGCCAGGGACTGCACCTGGGGCAAGGGCAAGGCTGGATGGCACGCCTGCGCATATCCTCTCGGTCGGAACCCTATTGGAACGCAAGGGGCATGATGTGCTCATCCGCGCCCTTTTCGAGATAAGGGATCTTGAATGGACGGCAAGCATCGTTGGAAGCCAGACGCTGGATCAGAAGACGGCACAGGCACTGAAAACACTTGTCATCGATCTCGGGCTGACCGATCGAATTGATCTGGCCGGTGAATGCGAGGACACGCGTGCCTTGATGGCCAAGGCAGATATATTTGCGCTGGCCAGCCGCTATGAAGGCTACGGCATGGTCTTTGCCGAAGCGCTGTCGCACGGCCTGCCGATCATTGCCTGTGATGCCGGCGCGGTTCCCGAAGTCGTCCCCGACGATGCCGGCATTCTGGTTCCCGTGGACGATGTCATGGCCTTTGCGCATGCTCTCCGGCTGATGGTCATAAACCCGGCAGAACGACAAAAGCGCGGTGAAGCGGCATTTGCAGCCGGATGCCGATTGCCTCAATGGCACGACACTGCAGAGATCATTTCTTCCGTCCTGGAGACATTGTGA
- the ribA gene encoding GTP cyclohydrolase II RibA, with amino-acid sequence MTQTGDFGFRFMTPAMEVERAVAELRFGRPVLLANGSQKLAVLSLDCVAPSVYEQFASATGNRHKLLLTAPRAQRLGICGEGDIAVPLAGMSFDDASKLSYMVGASAPVTWEKADPMMSASTELARLALLLPAMICADVSHDDSCFGACCRVDLASLTRADVARQSFEKVVRTRVPLMDFGNADFVVFRGGLAQKDQVAIVIGQPDLTRPVPIRIHSSCITGDLCGSLKCDCGDQLRNGLMLLKQAGGGVLLYLDQEGRGTGIGAKMRAYGYQHAGLDTIDADAELGLHSEHRRYEAAVAMLRLLEITRVAVYTNNPAKIAGLRAGGIEVDARAPVTGRVTAENENYLRTKTIRAGHMLDLESLVAAE; translated from the coding sequence ATGACACAGACTGGTGATTTCGGTTTTCGGTTCATGACGCCGGCCATGGAGGTCGAGCGCGCTGTTGCAGAACTGCGGTTCGGGCGCCCGGTGCTTCTTGCAAATGGCAGCCAGAAGCTTGCTGTGCTTTCCCTCGATTGTGTCGCTCCGAGCGTCTACGAGCAGTTCGCGTCTGCAACCGGAAATCGGCACAAGCTTCTCCTGACCGCACCGCGTGCGCAGCGTCTGGGCATTTGCGGCGAGGGCGATATTGCGGTTCCGCTGGCTGGCATGTCTTTCGATGACGCCTCGAAACTTTCCTACATGGTGGGCGCATCCGCGCCGGTGACATGGGAAAAGGCGGATCCGATGATGTCGGCCTCTACCGAACTTGCCCGCCTTGCGCTTCTTCTGCCGGCCATGATCTGCGCCGACGTGTCCCATGATGACAGCTGTTTTGGCGCCTGCTGCCGGGTCGATCTTGCAAGCCTGACCCGGGCCGATGTTGCGCGTCAAAGCTTCGAGAAGGTCGTGCGCACGCGCGTACCGCTGATGGATTTCGGCAATGCAGATTTTGTCGTCTTTCGCGGTGGTCTTGCCCAGAAGGACCAGGTGGCGATCGTCATCGGTCAGCCGGACCTGACCAGGCCGGTCCCGATCCGCATTCACTCCTCCTGCATCACCGGCGACCTCTGCGGCTCCCTGAAATGCGACTGCGGAGACCAGCTTCGTAACGGCCTGATGCTTCTCAAACAGGCCGGCGGTGGCGTGCTTCTCTATCTCGATCAGGAGGGGCGTGGCACCGGTATCGGAGCAAAAATGCGTGCCTATGGCTATCAGCATGCCGGTCTCGACACGATCGATGCCGATGCTGAACTCGGCCTCCACTCGGAACACCGGCGTTATGAAGCCGCTGTTGCCATGCTGCGCCTTCTCGAGATCACGAGGGTGGCCGTCTATACGAATAATCCCGCCAAGATCGCCGGACTGCGCGCCGGCGGTATCGAAGTCGATGCCCGTGCGCCGGTGACGGGCCGTGTGACGGCGGAAAACGAAAACTATCTGAGAACAAAGACGATCCGGGCAGGTCACATGCTCGATCTGGAAAGCCTTGTGGCAGCAGAATAG
- a CDS encoding lysylphosphatidylglycerol synthase transmembrane domain-containing protein, which translates to MPRFGILASLVSIAIVAGLIWVLEPETVVSAFSEIPLSLVLAALVIVQLQIILSAFRWRFTAARLGHLMPPGLVLREYYASSLLNQVLPGGMAGDAIRAYRAREDGSGGWKRPATAVVFERLSGQLAFFVLMGIGLIAWPVLVTTRLPEHYLSLIAVFLAIAVLLVLMGLLVWKTRVSERLEQLKPDLVRVFWADKACVIQAGLSSLIVGGYVATFMIASHAVGAPLPWIAALTAIPLCLLTMLIPAGIGGWGTREAAAAALWPIFGYSSAEGLSASLLYGLLSLAGAALPGIIVIAHSLWRGRILRA; encoded by the coding sequence TTGCCCCGATTTGGTATCCTTGCCTCTCTTGTTTCCATCGCGATTGTCGCTGGCCTGATCTGGGTGCTCGAGCCTGAAACGGTGGTCTCGGCCTTTTCCGAAATACCGCTGTCGCTCGTCCTTGCTGCGCTGGTGATTGTACAGCTGCAGATCATTCTTTCCGCATTCCGCTGGCGCTTTACCGCCGCCCGCCTCGGGCATCTCATGCCACCTGGCCTCGTTCTTCGCGAATATTATGCCAGCAGCCTGCTCAACCAGGTCCTGCCGGGAGGGATGGCTGGCGATGCCATCCGCGCCTACCGGGCGCGTGAAGACGGTTCGGGAGGCTGGAAGCGTCCGGCGACCGCCGTTGTCTTCGAACGGCTTTCCGGGCAGCTTGCATTCTTCGTCCTGATGGGTATCGGCCTGATTGCCTGGCCCGTTCTTGTCACCACGAGACTGCCGGAACACTATCTGTCGCTGATCGCAGTCTTTCTCGCCATTGCCGTCTTGCTTGTGCTTATGGGTCTTCTCGTTTGGAAAACGAGAGTTTCCGAACGACTGGAACAGCTGAAGCCTGATCTGGTCCGGGTTTTCTGGGCTGACAAAGCCTGTGTCATACAGGCCGGGTTGAGCAGCCTGATTGTTGGTGGCTATGTCGCAACCTTCATGATTGCCTCTCATGCCGTAGGAGCGCCCTTGCCCTGGATTGCGGCCCTCACCGCCATTCCGCTCTGCCTGCTGACCATGCTCATTCCCGCCGGCATTGGCGGATGGGGTACGCGCGAGGCTGCCGCAGCAGCCCTTTGGCCCATCTTCGGCTATTCGAGTGCAGAGGGTCTTTCCGCAAGCCTCCTCTACGGGCTCCTGTCGCTTGCGGGGGCTGCCCTGCCCGGCATCATCGTGATTGCCCACAGCCTTTGGCGTGGACGGATCCTCAGAGCCTGA
- a CDS encoding CDP-alcohol phosphatidyltransferase family protein produces MASEPHRFGHWRPDAVSPTLWSSALSVLTVVFTAASIVYLYASFHLALGLAVTASAVTMLLLIFGLVLYALPQHRHARFGHANLVTAIRAAIVSLVGATVFFTDNLEGVEALVWTLVALVVTALLLDGIDGYLARRYRQESELGARFDMEVDALLILILSIAAFTLGKAGLWVLLIGGMRYAFVAAQAIYPRMRGDLPPSNRRKLVCVIQVGALCLILAPLVTPPYSVAIAAFALAALVYSFGVDVVHLLRAGKRA; encoded by the coding sequence ATGGCAAGCGAACCGCACCGTTTCGGTCACTGGCGTCCTGACGCGGTGTCACCGACCCTCTGGTCGAGTGCTCTTTCCGTATTGACGGTTGTCTTTACCGCAGCGAGCATTGTCTATCTCTATGCAAGCTTTCATCTTGCCCTGGGGCTGGCAGTCACGGCTTCCGCCGTCACCATGCTTCTCCTGATCTTCGGTCTCGTACTTTACGCGCTCCCCCAGCACCGCCACGCGCGATTTGGCCATGCCAATCTCGTGACCGCCATTCGCGCAGCCATTGTCAGCCTGGTCGGTGCTACGGTTTTCTTTACCGACAATCTTGAGGGCGTCGAGGCTCTTGTCTGGACGCTTGTGGCTCTTGTGGTGACGGCGCTCCTGCTCGACGGCATCGACGGCTATCTTGCACGTCGCTACCGGCAGGAATCGGAGCTTGGAGCGCGTTTCGACATGGAGGTGGATGCCCTCCTCATCCTGATACTCTCGATTGCGGCTTTCACGCTGGGCAAGGCGGGGCTCTGGGTCCTGCTGATCGGAGGCATGCGTTATGCCTTTGTTGCGGCACAGGCCATCTATCCCCGGATGCGAGGCGATCTGCCGCCATCGAACAGACGAAAGCTGGTCTGTGTCATTCAGGTCGGCGCGCTCTGCCTGATCCTCGCGCCACTGGTGACGCCGCCCTATTCCGTCGCCATTGCAGCATTTGCGCTCGCCGCTCTCGTCTATTCCTTTGGTGTCGACGTGGTCCATCTTCTGCGTGCCGGCAAGCGCGCCTGA
- the pobA gene encoding 4-hydroxybenzoate 3-monooxygenase — translation MRTQVAIIGSGPSGLLLGQLLTDAGIDNVIMDRVGKDHILSRVRAGVLEEGTVGILEKAGVGERMHREGLPHAGFSLTFDGRDHRIDLFDLTGGKRVMVYGQTELTRDLIEKREASGALTVHDAANVTPCGFEGEQPFITYEKHGVTHRIDCDFIAGCDGFHGASRKAVPAEAIKTYEKIYPFGWLGILAEVPPVHHELIYANHPRGFALCSMRSPTRSRYYVQCSLEDRVEMWSDDRFWDELRRRLPTDHAEAMVTGPSFEKSIAPLRSFVAEPMRFGRLFLVGDAAHIVPPTGAKGLNLAASDVFYLLRGLLEHYQERSDAGLDAYSATALKRVWKAVRFSWHMTTLMHRFPDTGDFGQKIQEAELDYLAQSRAASTAMAENYVGLPY, via the coding sequence ATGCGTACACAGGTTGCCATTATCGGTTCGGGCCCCTCGGGGCTGCTCCTTGGTCAGCTTCTGACCGATGCAGGCATTGACAATGTGATCATGGACCGTGTCGGCAAGGATCACATCCTGAGCCGGGTGAGGGCAGGCGTTCTGGAGGAGGGGACGGTTGGTATCCTGGAAAAGGCCGGTGTGGGCGAACGCATGCATCGGGAAGGTCTGCCGCATGCGGGTTTCTCGCTGACCTTTGATGGTCGCGATCACCGTATCGATCTCTTCGATCTGACGGGTGGGAAGCGGGTCATGGTCTATGGTCAGACAGAACTGACACGCGACCTGATCGAGAAGCGCGAGGCGAGCGGTGCACTGACGGTCCATGATGCTGCAAATGTCACGCCTTGCGGTTTCGAGGGGGAGCAGCCGTTCATCACTTATGAAAAGCACGGTGTGACCCACCGGATTGACTGTGATTTCATTGCCGGTTGTGACGGCTTTCACGGAGCAAGCCGCAAGGCCGTGCCGGCAGAGGCAATCAAGACTTATGAGAAAATCTATCCTTTCGGCTGGCTCGGTATCCTGGCTGAAGTGCCACCGGTTCATCACGAGCTGATCTACGCCAACCATCCACGCGGCTTTGCCCTGTGCTCCATGCGCTCGCCGACGCGAAGCCGCTACTATGTGCAATGCTCGCTCGAGGACAGGGTGGAGATGTGGTCGGATGACCGCTTCTGGGACGAATTGCGCCGCCGTCTACCGACAGACCATGCAGAGGCCATGGTAACGGGGCCGAGTTTTGAAAAATCAATCGCTCCGCTTCGGTCATTCGTTGCCGAACCCATGCGTTTCGGGCGCCTTTTCCTGGTGGGCGATGCAGCCCATATCGTGCCGCCAACCGGTGCAAAGGGCCTGAACCTCGCCGCATCCGATGTCTTCTATCTCTTGCGCGGTCTCCTGGAACACTATCAGGAAAGATCCGACGCGGGCCTCGATGCCTATTCTGCCACAGCCCTCAAGCGTGTTTGGAAAGCCGTGCGCTTCTCCTGGCATATGACGACACTGATGCATCGCTTCCCGGATACCGGCGATTTCGGTCAGAAGATCCAGGAGGCAGAACTCGATTATCTGGCCCAGTCGAGAGCAGCTTCCACTGCCATGGCGGAAAACTATGTAGGCCTGCCCTATTGA
- a CDS encoding 6-pyruvoyl trahydropterin synthase family protein produces the protein MFAVEVRDHIMIAHSLPRPVFGPAQGMHGATFVVDAAFMTRDVDDDGLAVDIGAATTVLGEVLKPLNYQNLDELPVFKGKVTTTEVLAKHIFDQLAAAVSEKKLGPGSGRICRLKVILHESHAARGWYEADL, from the coding sequence ATGTTTGCCGTCGAAGTCCGTGATCACATCATGATCGCCCATAGCCTGCCCCGCCCCGTCTTTGGTCCCGCCCAGGGCATGCATGGGGCCACATTCGTGGTTGATGCGGCCTTCATGACGCGGGATGTGGACGATGATGGCCTGGCCGTGGACATCGGGGCAGCCACAACCGTGCTTGGCGAGGTGCTGAAGCCGCTGAACTATCAGAACCTTGATGAACTGCCGGTCTTCAAGGGCAAGGTGACGACGACGGAAGTGCTGGCAAAACACATTTTCGACCAGCTCGCCGCCGCAGTCTCCGAGAAGAAACTCGGCCCGGGAAGCGGTCGCATCTGCCGGCTGAAGGTCATCTTGCACGAATCGCATGCAGCCCGCGGCTGGTACGAGGCCGATCTTTGA
- a CDS encoding helix-turn-helix domain-containing protein: MTKRKTDPNFAIPTYSLYGEETDTADDFWFHCETIQARSSLHHWEIGLHRHEHLFQLLLITNGSGDAVFGEEIVRFEPLTAITIPPSIGHGFRFSPDVDGFVFTLMASRLPARMGESSSLKRFLAVPRVIGLPMQIPDVELIKTMLTRLAMEFDQRLSGRTIIMEACLATALTLIARVSETAGQNEEAEDGQDRRMEALSALIHRHIRAHKPASFYAQALGISPTHLNRIVKARTGLSMHALLMHRLLDEAKRELLFTSGTVQEVGFRLGFSDPAYFSRFFARETGLTPRAWRLKEQARL; the protein is encoded by the coding sequence ATGACGAAGCGCAAGACCGACCCCAATTTCGCCATCCCGACCTACAGCCTCTATGGTGAGGAAACGGACACCGCCGATGACTTCTGGTTCCACTGCGAGACGATCCAGGCCAGAAGCAGCCTTCATCACTGGGAAATCGGCCTTCATCGTCACGAGCACCTCTTCCAGCTCCTGTTGATCACAAACGGCTCGGGCGACGCTGTATTCGGAGAGGAGATTGTGCGTTTCGAACCCTTGACGGCCATCACGATACCTCCCTCGATCGGCCATGGCTTTCGCTTCTCGCCAGATGTCGATGGCTTTGTCTTCACGCTCATGGCATCGCGCCTGCCGGCCCGCATGGGTGAAAGCAGCAGTCTCAAGCGGTTTCTTGCCGTCCCCAGGGTGATTGGCTTGCCCATGCAGATCCCCGACGTCGAGCTCATCAAGACCATGCTGACGCGGCTTGCGATGGAATTCGATCAAAGGCTGAGTGGACGGACAATTATCATGGAAGCCTGTCTTGCAACCGCATTGACGCTGATTGCGCGGGTCAGTGAAACAGCCGGTCAGAACGAAGAGGCGGAGGATGGACAGGATCGACGCATGGAGGCACTCTCGGCGCTCATCCATCGGCATATCCGTGCCCACAAGCCGGCGAGCTTTTATGCGCAAGCGCTCGGCATCTCGCCCACGCATCTCAATCGCATCGTCAAGGCCAGGACCGGGCTCAGCATGCATGCCCTCTTGATGCATAGGCTCCTGGATGAGGCGAAGCGCGAGCTTCTCTTCACATCGGGCACCGTTCAGGAAGTGGGTTTCCGCCTCGGCTTTTCGGACCCCGCCTATTTTTCAAGGTTTTTTGCGCGAGAGACCGGGCTCACACCGCGTGCCTGGCGGCTCAAGGAACAGGCGCGATTGTGA
- a CDS encoding zinc-dependent alcohol dehydrogenase, whose amino-acid sequence MSKGLSQRTVTNRSEAQALWVAEAGRCELRRQPLEPVQKGEVFVRTLFSGVSRGTENLVFQGKIPQSEWERMRGPNMEGSFTFPIKYGYASVGVVEEGPAGLIDKTVFCLYPHQNFYIVPHENVIVLPDLLPARRAVLAANMETALNIIWDAGILPGDRVAVYGAGVVGLLVAFLATRICGTETSIIDRDRQKEARASDLGLAFVEAGSLEGEFDILINASGSGEALADALDHAGQEARIVEASWYGSRLVELSLGQSFHSRRLQLISSQVGSIPPARRARWNYSRRLAKALELLCDVRLDHLISGETAFSDLEGAYPRILSSDETLCHRIRY is encoded by the coding sequence GTGAGCAAAGGCCTGTCACAAAGGACCGTCACAAACCGGTCGGAGGCTCAAGCCCTTTGGGTTGCTGAAGCAGGCCGATGCGAGCTGAGACGCCAGCCGCTTGAGCCGGTTCAAAAGGGCGAGGTTTTCGTCCGCACGCTGTTCAGCGGCGTCAGCCGCGGGACCGAAAATCTGGTCTTCCAGGGAAAAATCCCTCAAAGCGAATGGGAGCGCATGCGCGGCCCCAACATGGAAGGAAGCTTCACCTTCCCGATCAAATATGGCTATGCGTCGGTCGGCGTCGTTGAGGAGGGCCCTGCAGGACTGATCGACAAGACCGTCTTCTGCCTTTATCCCCACCAGAATTTCTACATCGTCCCACACGAGAACGTGATTGTCCTGCCAGACCTCCTGCCCGCCCGTCGTGCCGTTCTGGCAGCAAATATGGAAACGGCGCTCAACATCATCTGGGATGCCGGCATCCTGCCGGGAGACAGGGTGGCGGTCTACGGGGCCGGTGTCGTCGGGCTCCTCGTCGCCTTTCTCGCAACACGGATCTGCGGCACCGAGACTTCGATCATCGACAGGGACAGACAGAAGGAGGCACGCGCCAGTGATCTTGGCCTTGCCTTCGTTGAAGCCGGCTCGCTCGAAGGTGAATTCGACATTCTGATCAATGCCTCCGGATCGGGAGAGGCGCTTGCAGACGCTCTTGACCATGCGGGACAGGAAGCGCGTATCGTCGAGGCAAGCTGGTATGGCAGCCGCCTTGTCGAGCTCTCCTTGGGCCAGAGCTTTCATTCCAGGAGGCTTCAACTCATAAGCTCGCAGGTCGGGTCGATCCCGCCAGCCCGGCGCGCCCGCTGGAACTATTCAAGACGGCTTGCCAAGGCACTGGAACTTCTTTGCGATGTCCGCCTTGATCATCTGATTTCGGGTGAGACGGCGTTTTCTGATCTGGAAGGCGCCTATCCCCGTATCCTGTCCAGTGACGAAACCCTTTGTCATCGCATCCGCTATTGA
- a CDS encoding MarR family winged helix-turn-helix transcriptional regulator, whose protein sequence is MVAKRIQEGSYGPDDVVMPGDPIETGRLEGVLGFHLRMASVAFYQDFSAAMSEIGLTQKQFAVMELIAQNPGSSQIDLAAELSMDRATMMALINRLQDRNFVERRPSPFDGRRQQLLLTDHGHAVLAASREIIAAHETRFTELFTDRELETFISFLKRIYNSSAIKRNSLGSS, encoded by the coding sequence ATGGTAGCAAAGCGCATTCAGGAAGGCAGTTATGGACCAGATGACGTCGTTATGCCGGGAGATCCGATCGAAACCGGCAGGCTGGAGGGGGTGCTCGGTTTCCACCTGAGAATGGCAAGTGTCGCGTTCTACCAGGATTTTTCGGCCGCCATGTCCGAGATCGGGCTGACACAAAAGCAGTTTGCGGTGATGGAACTGATCGCCCAGAATCCGGGATCCAGTCAGATAGATCTGGCAGCGGAATTGAGTATGGATCGCGCGACCATGATGGCGCTTATCAATCGCCTGCAGGACCGCAACTTCGTCGAGCGGCGCCCATCTCCCTTTGACGGTCGACGCCAGCAACTGCTGTTGACCGATCATGGTCACGCCGTTCTGGCGGCGAGCCGGGAGATCATCGCCGCTCACGAAACGCGCTTCACCGAGCTTTTCACAGACAGAGAGCTGGAGACCTTCATCAGCTTTCTCAAGCGGATCTACAATTCCTCAGCGATAAAACGCAACAGCCTCGGCTCATCCTGA